In the Streptomyces spororaveus genome, GGGGCTGGACCGAGCTGGTCTGCCGCCAACTGGGCTGGACCGGGGTCGAGGTGTACGACGGCCTGCTGGACACGGATCCCGGCCTCGCCGACGCGGTACGGGCCCGGCCGGCGCTGGCCGCTCAGGTCACCGGGGCCGGGCTGCCCCTCGTCCCGTGGGGGCGCACCCGGCCGTTCGGGCGGCTGGCGGGCCGGCCGTGGCAGCCCGGGGAGCTGCGCTACGAGTCGAAGTCGGCGGCGCACGAGCTCTTCGGGCGGATCCTGGCGGACGGCGGGCATCCCGGGATCGTGCTCCCCCGGCAGTGGCGGGCCGGCGGGCGGTGGGCGGCGGCCCGGATGCTGGCGGCCCGGACGAGGGCCGGCGAGAGCACCGTTCTGAAATCGGAGCACGGTGTGGGGGGTTCGGGCACCACGGTGGTCACGCCCGAACGGGTCCGCGCCGCGGGCGGGGCGCGGGCCGTGCTGCGGCGGCTGCCGCGCGGGCCGCTGCTGGTGGAGGAGTACGTCGGTGGGCCGGTGTCCGGGGCCGGCGAGGGCCCGCGGGATCTGACGTACGACGGTTTCGTGGACGACGCGGGCCGCGCGCACGAGGTGGGCGGGGCGGTGATGGACGTGGCGGACGGCTGCTACCGGGGCGCCACGGTGGGCCCCGGGGTGGTGCCCGCGTGGGCGGAGAAAGCCCTGGTCTCCTTCGGGACGGCGGTGGGCCGGGCACTGGCGGATTCCGGCTACCGGGGCTGGTTCGACGTGGACTTCGTCGCCGACGGGGAGGGGCGGCTCGCGCCGACCGAGACGAACCTGAGGCTGACCGGACCGTCGATCGCCTTCATGGTGGCGGCCCGGCTCGACGCGCTCCGGGGCGCGGGGCACCTCGTACGGATCGCCGACCGGGTGGAGCTGGGCGCGCGGCTGCCCGAGGCGCAGCTCGACGAGTTGTGCACGGCTCTGGCCCGGGGCTGCGCGGAGCTCGGGGCGGTGTTCGTGCCCGCGATCCCGACCGGTGCCTTCGAACCGGTCCCCTGGCTCGGAGTGCTGGTGGCCGCGCACAGCAGGGAGGTGCTGGACGCGGCCGAGGCGCTGGTACGGGCCGAGGCCCTGGCGGTGGGGGCGATGTTCGGCCCGCCCCGGTCCTCCGGCCGCAGCTCGTGATCTTCATGCCCGGGCGCCTGCCGCCGGTCGTGGACGGCCGGCCTTCTCACCGGGCGGGGACGGGGCCGGTCAGTGCTTGAGGTGGATCGTGAAGCGCCGCGTGCCCGTGCCGATCGTGTCGGCGTGGACCGAGCCGCGAGCCCGGTCGAATTCCCCGGTGCCGCCGGTGATTCCGTTGTCGAACGAGGGGGGCGGGCCCGGGACCAGATTGCCGAAGACCATCCCCTGCACGGAAAGCTGGCCGCCCGGGAGGGTGTACGTCACGACGCACTGCTCCGCTCCGCCGTTGTCGACCCGGGTGGTGGTGCAGGTGCCGCCGGTCTCGCCGACCTGGTTGCCGGCCTCGTCGAAGAGGTTCGAGCGGAAGGCGGTCCGGTCGCCCTGGGCGGCGGCGCCGCCGGGGTTGACGGGGAAGCGCGTCTGCTCCGCGAGCCGGCCGATCAGGGTGATGACCCGCTCCTTGCCCTTGTCATGGGCGGAATCGGCGTCCGTCGTTGCGGCGGCCGCGACAGGGGTGCAGGCGAGAAGGGTGACCAGCGCAGTGGCCGTACCGAGACAGACTGCTCTGATGGGGCGCATCGTGGGGCTCCTGAGGTTGATGCTCATGGATGGTCGGATGACGAAACCGTCATCCGATTTCATTCATAACCTCGGCTGTGTCGCCTCCCCGAACCTTCCGGCGCGACCCACCGGCAGATCTGACCGATCGGACCAAACCATGCCGGCCCTCACGGTCTGCGGCCGGGGCCCAGAGCTCCGGTCAGCGGTCGGGCCAGTCGTCGACGGGGTCGTGGAAGTCGAAGGGGTCGGCCGGTTTGCTGACGACGTAGGCCGCGACGACGACGCCCGCGATCATCAGGGGGATGTTGAAGGCGTAGACGAGCGCGGCCTGACGCGGCCAGTCCTGTTTGGCGGCCAGCCGGTAGAGGTTGTCCTGCGGCCACCAGGCCAACAGCAGGTAGGACACCGCCAGATGGGCGGCCACGGTGAGGGACGGGCTGCGGCGCTGGCGCAGCATCCGGGCGCGGCCGCCGAACAGGAAGACCACCCCGATACCGAAGGCGACGCACTCGAACACGTAGAGCAGGAAGAACAGGAACGCCCAGGGCTGCGGCACGCCGCCGAGTTCGGTCGAGCCGGGCCAGAGGAGATTCGTCAGGATCAGGGCGACGAAGCCCAGTCCGACTCCCCCGCAGCCGGCCGCGCAGCCCGCCGGGGTCTCTCTCTGGCTCGCGGCCGACCCGTACTTGCCGGCCTTGCTTCCGGGGCGCCCCGCCGCCGCGGGCATGATGGGCAGCGGCAGGGCGTCCCGGTCCTCCTGGCCCGTTGTGGTGCGGGGCAGGGCGCGCAGCCGGATCACCGTGCGCGGGGACTCCTCCCTGAGCACCTTGCCCGCCAGGTGGTCGCGCAGCTCCTCGATGTCCGGCAGCAGGACCCGGCCGGCTCCGGTCGGCCCGCCGGGCGGCGGGGCCACGTACGCGACGAGCCGCCGCGGGCCGCGGGGGCCGTCGACCCCCTTCAGGATGACCGCGCCGATGCCGTCGTGGCTGCGGATGGCGGATTCGACGGGATACGGGTCGAGCCATCGGCCGCCGGGCAGGGTGATGCGGTCCCGGATCCGGCCGCCGTACTCCAGCAGCCCGTCCGCGCGGAGCCGGCCCAGGTCGCCGGTCGGTATCGCGTCACCGCCGTCCGGCGGGAGGAGGCGGATCTCGCCGCCGTGCACCTCGGCCCGGAAGCCGGGGAAGGCGGTGCCGAGCAGGGAGATCTGTTCCGGGTCGTCCAACGGGTGGGGCAGCTGCGGCAGTTCGAACCAGGTGCCGATGCCTGCGCACTCCGCGGAGCCGTAGACGTTGAGTACGCGCGCGCCGGGGCGCAGCCGCATCTGCAGGGTCGCCTGCTCGTCGAGGTAGAGCCGGTCGCCCGAGACGGCCAGCAGCCGGAGGGTGCGGGCGGCGGGGTCGGCTCCGCGATGGGCCGCCGGGGTGAGGGTCTGCTGTTCCGCGTCCTCGATCAGCAGTCGGGCGGCGCCGGCCGGGTCGGTGTGCAGCACGGTGACGCGCTCGGTCGCGACGGCCGCGCGGATGTCCTCGGGCTGCCAGCCGGAACGCGGGGAGAGCACGAGGGCGCCGCCCGAGCACAGGGCCCGGGTCCAGCCCGCGGCGAAGGCGGTGACGT is a window encoding:
- a CDS encoding GNAT family N-acetyltransferase, with amino-acid sequence MVKVRAARPAEAEDLTGLVMRSKAHWGYDAVFMAACAQELRIRSDDVTARRIVVAENERGEVLGVASLEGTAPRAELGMLFVEPSALGQGVGRLLYRDVLRRAVELGARRLVIDSDPHAAGFYRAMGAVAVTAPGGGGDAVALVRFEAAPVPLADWARAWTGGGRAVHLGNVGEFNAQFADATLDREQRPAHHYACLAAFYSPYPAALVLPRPVPRGWTELVCRQLGWTGVEVYDGLLDTDPGLADAVRARPALAAQVTGAGLPLVPWGRTRPFGRLAGRPWQPGELRYESKSAAHELFGRILADGGHPGIVLPRQWRAGGRWAAARMLAARTRAGESTVLKSEHGVGGSGTTVVTPERVRAAGGARAVLRRLPRGPLLVEEYVGGPVSGAGEGPRDLTYDGFVDDAGRAHEVGGAVMDVADGCYRGATVGPGVVPAWAEKALVSFGTAVGRALADSGYRGWFDVDFVADGEGRLAPTETNLRLTGPSIAFMVAARLDALRGAGHLVRIADRVELGARLPEAQLDELCTALARGCAELGAVFVPAIPTGAFEPVPWLGVLVAAHSREVLDAAEALVRAEALAVGAMFGPPRSSGRSS
- a CDS encoding allene oxide cyclase barrel-like domain-containing protein, producing the protein MRPIRAVCLGTATALVTLLACTPVAAAATTDADSAHDKGKERVITLIGRLAEQTRFPVNPGGAAAQGDRTAFRSNLFDEAGNQVGETGGTCTTTRVDNGGAEQCVVTYTLPGGQLSVQGMVFGNLVPGPPPSFDNGITGGTGEFDRARGSVHADTIGTGTRRFTIHLKH
- a CDS encoding AMP-binding protein; translation: MTQGSESVRFGKRTTDTVLHRFERWARDTPAARALIAGPDSLTYAELDARADRLARRLLGSGLPPGALVAVGTARQSELIVALLAVLKAGGAYAVLDVRSPRSGRRQLAAAQPLVLLTDAAQHAALDDGGGPRVIRLDAEAAAIGGPRAEQPADRPADRPADRPADPSAQPASDPPADRLPGSAGAQPGRTAAVLFTGAAEPRAVPVGHGLLLAAHDGWAEVARPTAQDRHLFTVGTDVTAFAAGWTRALCSGGALVLSPRSGWQPEDIRAAVATERVTVLHTDPAGAARLLIEDAEQQTLTPAAHRGADPAARTLRLLAVSGDRLYLDEQATLQMRLRPGARVLNVYGSAECAGIGTWFELPQLPHPLDDPEQISLLGTAFPGFRAEVHGGEIRLLPPDGGDAIPTGDLGRLRADGLLEYGGRIRDRITLPGGRWLDPYPVESAIRSHDGIGAVILKGVDGPRGPRRLVAYVAPPPGGPTGAGRVLLPDIEELRDHLAGKVLREESPRTVIRLRALPRTTTGQEDRDALPLPIMPAAAGRPGSKAGKYGSAASQRETPAGCAAGCGGVGLGFVALILTNLLWPGSTELGGVPQPWAFLFFLLYVFECVAFGIGVVFLFGGRARMLRQRRSPSLTVAAHLAVSYLLLAWWPQDNLYRLAAKQDWPRQAALVYAFNIPLMIAGVVVAAYVVSKPADPFDFHDPVDDWPDR